Part of the Kitasatospora sp. NBC_01266 genome, CGGAAGTGCACGGAATGGTCCTCGGTCGCCGAGTACAGGCCCACCGGTACGGTGACCAGCCCGAAACTCAGCGTGCCGGTCCAGATGGGTCTGGCCATCGCCACCACCTCCTCGCCGAGCTCTCAAGTATTTCACCCTGCCGTACGGCCTGCCGCGCGGTGCGAGACCGGGTACCTCCCCGCCGAGGCCGACCTGCTCCGCTTCCGGCGGCGCTTTCGCCCCGGCCACCGGCCGACCGAACCGGGCGGCGGCACGGTGGGCTCCCCCGCAGGTGTAGAAAAGGGGCCGTGACCAGAGACCAGCACGCCCTGCGGGCCCTGCGGGCTGTCGACGCGCTCGGGTACTTCTTCGCCCTCCAGGTCGGCGCGACCCCCGACGCACCGCCACCGAACGGCCTGCGCCCGCTGCGCGAGCTGTACGCGACCGGGCGGGACGGCAGCGGCCCGGACGCACCGCTCGCCGCGCGGATCCGGCTGGTCGGCGAGCGGCTGCGCACCCCCGAGGCACGGGTGGCCGCCTCGAGCGTGCAGTTCGGGATCGCGGCACGGCTGCTCTCGGTGGCGCTCGGCGCGGTAGCGTTCGGCGGCGTGCTGCCCGACCTCGATCCGGACCGCGCCTACGCGCGGCAGCCGGCGGACGGCCCGCTCGACCTCTGGGTGCCGTACCCGCAGGGGGCACCGGCGCGGCCCGTGACGGCCGAGCAGGTGCACCGCGAGGTGCTGCTGGCCAACCTCGCGCCACTCGGTACGGCCGTGCGGGCGATCACCCCGGTCGCGGAGCGGCTGCTCTGGGGCAACGCCGCCTCCGCGCTGGTCGGCACGCTGCGGGTGCTGCGCGGGCAGCCCGGCGCGGCGCACGCCACCGTCGCGGCCGTCGCCCGGCAGCTGCTGGCGCGCGAACCGCTGGCGGGCAGCAGCACCTGGTCACCCGCGTTCCGGCGGACCAC contains:
- a CDS encoding (2Fe-2S)-binding protein; translation: MTRDQHALRALRAVDALGYFFALQVGATPDAPPPNGLRPLRELYATGRDGSGPDAPLAARIRLVGERLRTPEARVAASSVQFGIAARLLSVALGAVAFGGVLPDLDPDRAYARQPADGPLDLWVPYPQGAPARPVTAEQVHREVLLANLAPLGTAVRAITPVAERLLWGNAASALVGTLRVLRGQPGAAHATVAAVARQLLAREPLAGSSTWSPAFRRTTCCLYYRVPGGGLCGDCVFTTAPGAATGARR